A region from the Candidatus Electrothrix scaldis genome encodes:
- a CDS encoding putative molybdenum carrier protein → MIKIISGGQTGADQGALDAAIQRGIPYGGWLPKGRATEEGPLGREYRLQELDSHRYRDRTEKNVKDSDGTLIVSYGPLTGGSALTEALAIRHDRPCLHLNMDYFTLDDAVKTVDKWLQKHAINILNVAGPRASSDERIYETVRGIVLALNLEAD, encoded by the coding sequence ATGATCAAGATAATTTCAGGGGGCCAGACAGGCGCGGATCAGGGGGCTCTGGATGCTGCTATCCAACGCGGCATCCCCTATGGTGGCTGGCTCCCCAAGGGAAGAGCAACCGAAGAAGGACCTTTGGGGCGAGAGTACAGGCTTCAGGAACTGGACTCCCACCGCTACCGGGACCGTACCGAAAAAAATGTAAAGGACAGTGACGGCACCCTGATCGTCTCTTACGGTCCGCTCACAGGTGGTTCCGCCCTCACCGAGGCCTTGGCTATTCGCCATGATCGCCCCTGTCTCCACCTCAACATGGACTACTTCACCCTGGATGATGCGGTCAAAACCGTTGACAAGTGGCTCCAGAAACACGCCATCAATATCCTCAACGTTGCTGGTCCACGTGCCAGCAGTGACGAACGGATCTACGAGACCGTCCGGGGAATCGTCCTTGCTCTCAACCTGGAAGCAGACTAA
- the galE gene encoding UDP-glucose 4-epimerase GalE produces MKKILVTGGAGYIGSHTCKLLAQRGYLPITYDNLVYGHSWAVQWGPFIQGDIADTALLDKVFAEHQPEAVIHFAAFAYVGESVQQPEKYYQNNVAGTLALLEVMRRYDCQQLIFSSTCATYGNPQTLPLTEAHPQQPINPYGRSKLMIEQILEDYSSAYELASISLRYFNAAGADLEGHVGEEHDPETHLVPLVIQAALGRRSAIEIFGTDYDTPDGTAIRDYIHVADLADAHVRALEFLEKEKKSLAVNLGTGTGTSVQRIIQAVEELSGRKVPVKLGPRRPGDPPTLIASADKAEKLLGWRPQCSAIETIIRSALAWHTARENR; encoded by the coding sequence ATGAAAAAAATTCTGGTAACTGGTGGTGCTGGTTATATCGGTAGCCATACCTGTAAGCTCCTTGCTCAGCGGGGCTACCTCCCCATTACCTATGATAATTTGGTCTATGGACATAGCTGGGCCGTGCAATGGGGGCCCTTTATCCAGGGGGATATCGCTGACACAGCCCTTTTGGATAAGGTCTTTGCCGAGCATCAGCCTGAGGCGGTGATCCATTTTGCTGCTTTTGCCTATGTGGGGGAGTCTGTCCAGCAGCCGGAAAAATATTATCAAAATAATGTTGCTGGTACCTTGGCTCTGCTTGAGGTGATGCGTCGATATGATTGTCAGCAACTTATCTTTTCCAGTACCTGTGCGACCTATGGTAATCCCCAGACCCTGCCTTTGACCGAGGCACATCCGCAGCAGCCTATCAATCCCTATGGCCGGAGCAAATTGATGATTGAGCAGATCCTGGAGGATTACAGCTCGGCCTACGAACTTGCTTCAATTTCTCTGCGTTATTTTAATGCTGCCGGTGCTGACTTAGAGGGGCATGTAGGCGAGGAGCATGATCCTGAAACCCATCTGGTCCCCCTGGTTATTCAGGCCGCTTTAGGGCGTCGTTCAGCCATTGAGATCTTTGGCACAGATTACGATACTCCAGACGGCACGGCCATCCGTGATTATATCCATGTTGCCGACCTGGCAGATGCCCATGTCCGGGCCCTGGAATTTTTGGAAAAAGAAAAGAAGTCCTTAGCTGTTAATCTGGGCACGGGCACTGGTACCTCGGTGCAGCGTATTATTCAGGCTGTAGAGGAGTTGTCCGGGCGCAAGGTGCCGGTTAAGCTGGGGCCACGGCGACCAGGTGATCCACCTACCCTGATCGCCTCAGCAGATAAAGCTGAGAAACTCCTGGGTTGGCGTCCCCAGTGCTCTGCTATCGAGACCATTATTCGCTCGGCTTTGGCCTGGCATACTGCTCGTGAGAATAGGTAG
- a CDS encoding Spy/CpxP family protein refolding chaperone — translation MKTVYTLKKGRRVIALLLLLFFFFSIAGTAYAESEKQLSVLAIWQDKNIVASLELTPEQVKEIQEADEEARKKRTDLWAKMEEIDQKLYRILAADVINERAVKILTRTKAGVREKMILQMAEERLIVGRILQPEQKEKLEQVQKDLEG, via the coding sequence ATGAAAACAGTATATACTCTCAAAAAAGGAAGAAGAGTCATTGCGTTATTGCTCTTGCTGTTTTTCTTTTTCAGCATTGCTGGAACAGCTTACGCCGAATCCGAGAAGCAGTTATCTGTCTTGGCTATTTGGCAGGATAAGAATATAGTTGCCAGCCTGGAATTGACACCGGAGCAGGTGAAAGAGATCCAGGAAGCCGATGAGGAGGCCCGGAAAAAAAGAACAGACTTATGGGCGAAGATGGAAGAGATTGACCAAAAATTATACCGGATTTTGGCTGCTGATGTGATCAATGAGCGGGCTGTGAAGATCCTAACCAGGACAAAAGCCGGGGTCAGAGAGAAAATGATTTTGCAGATGGCTGAGGAACGCCTGATCGTGGGCAGAATTTTGCAGCCTGAGCAAAAGGAGAAATTGGAGCAGGTACAGAAGGACCTGGAAGGGTAG
- a CDS encoding response regulator transcription factor, translating to MKILMIDDDRKLCRLVSDYLEPMGYEVEAAHNGTQGLEMIRAGEYHAAILDVMMPEMDGFEVLKQLRQESDIPVLMLSARGDETDRIVGLEMGADDYLPKTFSSRELLARLRAVTRRYQKVEELSKAAPEDSTDKDILCFADLRIEQGSRTVQLNEQLLNLTPVEYDLLVTLAHSAGRVLNRDQLLDAVAGRNYEVFDRSVDVHISSLRKKLGENPRTPRFIRTIRTAGYMFQLPDKKE from the coding sequence ATGAAGATACTTATGATTGATGACGACCGGAAACTTTGCCGTTTAGTTAGCGATTATCTGGAGCCTATGGGCTATGAAGTGGAAGCAGCCCATAACGGCACCCAAGGCCTGGAGATGATCAGGGCGGGGGAATATCATGCTGCCATCCTGGATGTTATGATGCCGGAGATGGATGGTTTTGAGGTATTGAAGCAGCTACGACAGGAATCTGATATCCCGGTACTGATGCTCAGTGCCCGGGGAGATGAAACAGACAGGATTGTGGGCCTGGAAATGGGCGCAGATGATTATCTGCCCAAGACCTTTTCCTCCCGGGAATTGCTTGCCCGCCTGCGGGCAGTGACCCGCCGCTACCAAAAGGTTGAAGAGCTTTCCAAGGCTGCGCCCGAGGACTCCACAGATAAGGACATCCTCTGTTTTGCCGACCTGCGCATTGAACAGGGCTCACGGACCGTTCAACTCAACGAGCAACTCCTCAACCTGACCCCGGTGGAATACGACCTCCTGGTCACGTTGGCCCATTCTGCGGGTCGGGTCCTGAATCGTGACCAGCTCCTTGATGCTGTTGCCGGACGAAACTATGAGGTTTTTGACCGCTCAGTGGATGTCCACATTTCCTCCTTGCGGAAAAAACTCGGGGAGAACCCGCGAACGCCCCGTTTTATACGTACAATCCGAACCGCCGGATACATGTTCCAATTACCGGATAAAAAAGAATGA
- a CDS encoding HAMP domain-containing sensor histidine kinase: MIKLNSTLFTKILSWFFLNMLLVLAALTLFFAFQPQFHLQELFGQQGSDRLRVAGMLISHDLNQAKEEEWPDILARHGSINGVNFVVILRDGTLISSTLKSLPKEIERRTQEALHHRGSGSWRERLLRRNAELSKNCSNDEIKNCPKNFLPPQWHGKRPHLFIHTKDPSQYWFGTKIPIFFAPDKRPVFGVLLAYSDSITGNGFFFDPLPWMVVVAAVLLITILLWIPLVRHITKPLVRMTQATEEIAKGNFNVSINEPRADEIGRLATSINHMTTRLDEFVKGQKRFLGDAAHELGSPVARIQFGLGVLEQRLEGGNQERVQDVMEDVEEMSKLIRELLAFSRAEMNSDAVELEEILLLPVVEAAVRREITPAVQIDVQVDPELSALASADLMTRAVANLLRNAVKYAGDAGPITVTAQKEDEQAILMVKDSGPGVAEEYLDRLFDPFFRPEPSRDRDSGGVGLGMAIVKTCVSACQGTVSARNREPKGFAVTISLNS; the protein is encoded by the coding sequence ATGATTAAGCTGAACTCCACCCTCTTTACCAAGATTCTGTCTTGGTTTTTTCTCAATATGCTGCTTGTGCTGGCAGCACTCACGCTATTTTTTGCCTTTCAGCCCCAGTTTCATTTGCAAGAACTTTTTGGTCAGCAGGGCTCGGATCGCCTGCGCGTCGCAGGCATGCTGATCTCCCATGACCTCAATCAGGCCAAAGAAGAGGAATGGCCTGACATCCTTGCCCGTCACGGTTCAATAAACGGCGTCAACTTTGTCGTTATCCTTCGAGACGGGACCCTTATTTCCTCTACCCTGAAAAGCCTGCCCAAGGAGATTGAACGCAGGACCCAAGAGGCCTTGCACCACCGTGGATCTGGCTCCTGGCGAGAACGTCTCCTGCGCAGAAATGCCGAGCTAAGTAAAAACTGCTCCAACGACGAAATAAAAAATTGTCCTAAGAATTTCCTGCCCCCTCAATGGCACGGCAAGAGACCGCATCTGTTCATCCACACCAAGGATCCAAGCCAGTACTGGTTCGGAACCAAAATTCCCATATTCTTTGCCCCAGACAAGCGACCCGTATTCGGTGTGCTGTTGGCATACTCTGATTCCATCACCGGCAATGGTTTTTTCTTTGACCCCTTGCCCTGGATGGTTGTTGTCGCTGCGGTGCTGCTGATCACGATTCTACTCTGGATTCCCCTGGTACGTCATATCACCAAACCGCTGGTCCGCATGACCCAGGCTACCGAGGAAATCGCCAAGGGCAACTTCAACGTCTCTATCAATGAGCCACGGGCCGATGAGATCGGTCGACTGGCAACGAGCATTAATCACATGACCACCCGCCTGGATGAGTTTGTCAAAGGCCAGAAGCGTTTTCTCGGCGATGCCGCCCATGAGCTCGGCTCTCCGGTAGCACGGATTCAGTTCGGCCTGGGCGTGCTGGAACAGCGCCTGGAAGGTGGAAATCAGGAGCGGGTGCAGGATGTAATGGAGGATGTGGAGGAGATGTCCAAGCTGATCCGTGAGCTCCTGGCCTTTTCCCGGGCAGAGATGAACTCTGATGCGGTTGAGCTGGAGGAGATTCTTCTGCTGCCCGTGGTGGAAGCAGCGGTACGGCGGGAAATAACACCTGCGGTCCAGATTGATGTCCAGGTTGATCCAGAGCTTTCCGCCCTTGCTTCGGCTGACCTGATGACCCGCGCGGTGGCGAATCTGCTCCGTAATGCGGTGAAGTATGCTGGCGATGCCGGACCAATTACGGTGACGGCCCAGAAAGAGGATGAGCAGGCCATTCTCATGGTCAAGGATTCCGGGCCAGGGGTGGCAGAGGAATATCTTGATCGCCTCTTTGATCCCTTCTTCCGGCCCGAGCCCTCCCGTGACCGGGATTCCGGCGGGGTGGGCCTGGGCATGGCTATCGTTAAGACCTGCGTCTCTGCCTGTCAGGGGACTGTTTCGGCCCGCAACCGGGAGCCGAAGGGCTTTGCGGTGACGATTAGTTTGAATAGCTGA
- a CDS encoding type II toxin-antitoxin system RelE/ParE family toxin, with amino-acid sequence MRYDIEFRPAVLKSLKRFPKRDLVRIKKKIEGLAENLPNPDHTKMKGSNPFHKVRSGNYRIIYTIEEERLVILIVKIGHRKDVYQNLG; translated from the coding sequence ATGCGTTACGATATAGAATTTCGTCCGGCGGTTCTCAAGTCCCTGAAGCGTTTTCCGAAACGTGACTTAGTGCGCATCAAGAAGAAGATAGAGGGACTGGCGGAAAATTTGCCGAATCCCGATCACACCAAGATGAAGGGGAGTAATCCCTTTCATAAAGTTCGATCCGGCAACTACCGAATAATCTACACCATAGAGGAAGAGCGTCTGGTTATTCTGATCGTGAAAATAGGGCACAGAAAGGACGTGTATCAAAATCTTGGATGA
- a CDS encoding type II toxin-antitoxin system Phd/YefM family antitoxin — protein MNTTISTADARKKFADIVNRVAYGSEPVVLTRRGQEIAALISMREFELLRQLEERMDIEDAEKALADPAENIPAQEVWKELGL, from the coding sequence ATGAATACGACTATCTCAACAGCGGATGCTAGAAAAAAATTTGCTGATATTGTCAATAGGGTGGCTTACGGTTCAGAACCCGTTGTCTTGACACGAAGAGGCCAGGAAATCGCGGCCTTGATTTCTATGCGGGAGTTTGAACTGCTCCGTCAGCTGGAAGAACGTATGGACATTGAAGATGCGGAAAAAGCCCTTGCAGATCCGGCAGAAAATATTCCTGCTCAGGAGGTTTGGAAAGAGCTTGGGCTGTAG